A genomic window from Anaerolineae bacterium includes:
- a CDS encoding nitroreductase family protein — MIADLIKKNRSCRRFYQDHAVSLKTLKGLVNLARLSASAANLQPLNYILSSNPVENGLIFSCLAWAGYIKDWPGPKDGERPAAYIIILGNTDIRKNFGCDHGIASQSMLLGAREKSLAGCIIGSVNRRKLRKILNIPPKYKILLVLAIGKPKEKVKVEVVDSDSPSSIVNNIKYWRDGKGVHHVPKRKLIDIILDCY; from the coding sequence ATGATTGCAGACCTGATTAAAAAAAACAGAAGTTGTAGAAGATTTTACCAGGACCACGCAGTGTCTTTAAAGACTTTAAAGGGCCTGGTAAATCTTGCAAGGCTGTCGGCTTCCGCGGCAAACTTGCAGCCGTTAAACTACATCCTTTCCAGCAATCCCGTGGAAAATGGCCTCATATTTTCCTGCCTTGCCTGGGCTGGATATATCAAAGACTGGCCCGGCCCAAAGGATGGAGAAAGGCCGGCAGCCTATATAATCATTCTCGGTAATACAGATATCAGAAAAAATTTTGGGTGCGACCATGGGATTGCAAGCCAGAGCATGCTGCTTGGCGCAAGGGAAAAGAGCCTTGCAGGATGCATTATCGGATCGGTAAACCGGAGAAAACTCCGTAAAATTCTTAACATACCGCCTAAGTATAAAATACTTCTTGTCCTTGCAATCGGAAAGCCCAAAGAAAAGGTTAAAGTAGAAGTTGTTGATTCCGATAGTCCATCGAGTATTGTTAATAACATCAAGTACTGGAGGGATGGCAAAGGGGTTCATCATGTGCCCAAAAGAAAATTAATTGATATCATTCTGGATTGCTATTAA
- a CDS encoding AmpG family muropeptide MFS transporter — protein MLITLLMGFSCGLPLLLTITVLQAWMKEQGVDLAVIGMMALVGLPYTLKFLWAPFLDRFTLPFLGRRRGWLLIAQIALLLAIAGLGFTHPKENPWMLAFAAFLVTFFSASQDIVVDAYRREDLPDDELGLGSSLYINGYRIGMLLASGGGLILADHIPFSMVYLIMACCMLPGILTTIFAHEPELTAGAPETIKEAVFDPLVEYFSRHGALYILAFILLYKIGDTMASAMTIPFYLDIGFSKTEIGAVVKLFGFWATIAGSLIGGTVMLRMGINRSLWYFGFLQALSTAGFAVLARIGYSVPALSAVIAFENLSSGMGTAAYVAFMASITNKRFTATQYALLSSLMGIPRVLASAPTGFLAKNIGWEAFFIACTLIAIPGMVLLLKFARWERNI, from the coding sequence ATGCTGATAACTCTTCTTATGGGTTTTTCCTGCGGCCTGCCTCTTCTTTTGACCATAACCGTATTACAGGCATGGATGAAAGAACAAGGGGTGGATCTGGCCGTAATCGGAATGATGGCCCTGGTTGGCCTTCCTTATACCTTGAAATTTCTATGGGCCCCTTTTCTGGATCGTTTTACCCTCCCCTTTCTGGGCCGCCGCAGAGGATGGTTGCTGATAGCTCAAATAGCGTTGTTGTTAGCCATCGCAGGGCTTGGCTTTACTCATCCAAAAGAAAATCCGTGGATGTTGGCCTTTGCTGCTTTTCTGGTGACCTTCTTCAGCGCCTCCCAGGATATTGTTGTGGATGCATATAGAAGAGAGGACCTTCCTGATGATGAGCTCGGACTCGGGTCCTCTCTTTATATCAACGGATACAGGATCGGGATGCTGCTTGCTTCTGGAGGGGGCTTAATTCTGGCCGATCATATCCCGTTTTCCATGGTTTATTTAATAATGGCATGCTGTATGCTGCCCGGTATTCTTACAACTATCTTTGCACATGAACCTGAGCTGACCGCCGGAGCTCCTGAAACAATAAAAGAGGCTGTTTTTGACCCCCTGGTTGAGTATTTCAGTCGTCATGGGGCTTTGTATATACTGGCATTTATACTGCTTTACAAGATCGGCGACACCATGGCCAGCGCCATGACTATACCTTTTTATCTTGATATAGGATTTTCAAAAACGGAAATCGGCGCTGTCGTTAAACTATTCGGTTTCTGGGCAACAATTGCAGGCAGCCTGATCGGAGGAACGGTCATGCTGCGTATGGGAATCAACCGCAGCCTCTGGTATTTTGGTTTTCTACAGGCCTTGTCAACGGCAGGTTTTGCTGTTCTGGCGCGTATCGGTTACAGCGTTCCGGCTCTGTCAGCCGTTATTGCTTTTGAAAATCTAAGCAGCGGCATGGGAACCGCCGCTTATGTGGCATTTATGGCAAGTATTACAAATAAAAGATTTACCGCCACACAATACGCTCTTTTAAGCAGCCTGATGGGAATCCCAAGAGTGCTGGCCTCGGCCCCGACAGGCTTTCTTGCTAAAAATATCGGCTGGGAAGCTTTTTTTATCGCATGCACCCTGATCGCCATTCCCGGCATGGTCCTTTTGCTTAAATTTGCGCGCTGGGAGAGAAATATATGA